Proteins from a genomic interval of Desulfovibrio sp. TomC:
- a CDS encoding CGGC domain-containing protein, giving the protein MTDIGILTCSNTTQDVGCSTFGCLRAASEGTGHFAGYADGVRVVGVINCAGCPGRHAHDKILRRVGALAASGVTAIHLAACMVESCPFVGKYERTIQAAYPELAVVRGTHPQPPAEFLERLQAQMIAPRKSVPQIAAEFRAAAGGE; this is encoded by the coding sequence ATGACCGACATCGGGATTCTGACCTGTTCCAATACGACCCAGGATGTGGGGTGCTCGACGTTTGGCTGCCTGCGGGCGGCCAGTGAGGGAACCGGGCACTTTGCCGGCTATGCCGATGGCGTGCGGGTGGTCGGGGTCATCAACTGTGCCGGATGTCCGGGCCGGCATGCTCACGACAAGATTCTGCGTCGGGTCGGGGCCTTGGCCGCTTCCGGAGTCACGGCCATTCATCTGGCCGCCTGCATGGTCGAGAGTTGTCCGTTTGTGGGGAAATATGAGCGCACGATCCAGGCGGCGTATCCGGAGCTGGCGGTGGTCCGGGGAACGCATCCGCAGCCGCCGGCGGAGTTCCTGGAGCGTCTTCAGGCCCAGATGATCGCGCCGCGCAAGTCCGTGCCGCAGATCGCGGCGGAGTTTCGGGCCGCCGCGGGCGGAGAGTGA
- a CDS encoding DUF6976 family protein, producing MQQTISTVADIKQKIEAGRKLLLAGDEDALRQLPKGDWIAGTIPYFISATEGGMVSREMICATDITDCAASIEIATYDANSLARVYTEGPKHGFSFIILPAASKTHQAFALNGPNYKDFGIRPLIGWVAGVHLSDLGKKTPKVLNGRTGEILEDAALVLQAQLPEGKVAEIGIINLFEQGDGDILTFSSDGNSAKDVMVNGEKRNFAAYIVKNKLDTKLPLVADYYGAMVNISFQDVDEVEGQVKFYAPVFTGIRYKHARPVSDYVKVFNDRLQKEGSIESSRVVFSCNCILNYLYSELEGKKTDPFTGPVTFGEIAYQLLNQTLVYLEIMDV from the coding sequence ATGCAACAGACCATCTCCACCGTCGCGGATATCAAACAAAAAATTGAGGCTGGCCGTAAACTCCTCCTGGCCGGTGATGAAGATGCCCTGCGCCAGTTGCCCAAGGGCGACTGGATCGCCGGGACCATCCCGTATTTTATTTCCGCCACCGAAGGCGGCATGGTCAGCCGGGAAATGATCTGCGCCACAGACATCACCGACTGTGCCGCTTCCATCGAGATCGCCACCTATGACGCCAACAGCCTGGCCCGGGTCTACACCGAAGGCCCCAAGCACGGTTTCAGCTTCATCATCCTGCCCGCCGCCAGCAAGACACACCAGGCGTTTGCCTTAAACGGCCCCAATTACAAAGACTTCGGCATCCGCCCGCTCATTGGCTGGGTGGCCGGCGTGCACTTAAGCGACCTCGGCAAAAAGACCCCCAAAGTGCTCAACGGCCGCACCGGCGAAATCCTGGAAGACGCCGCCCTGGTGCTCCAGGCCCAGTTGCCCGAAGGCAAAGTGGCCGAAATCGGCATCATCAATCTCTTCGAACAGGGCGACGGCGACATCCTGACCTTCTCCTCCGACGGCAACTCGGCCAAGGACGTCATGGTCAACGGCGAAAAGCGCAACTTCGCCGCCTATATCGTCAAGAACAAGCTCGACACCAAGCTGCCGCTCGTGGCCGACTACTACGGCGCCATGGTCAACATCAGCTTCCAGGACGTCGACGAAGTGGAAGGGCAGGTCAAATTCTACGCGCCGGTCTTTACCGGCATCCGCTACAAGCATGCCCGCCCCGTCTCCGACTACGTCAAGGTCTTCAACGACCGGCTGCAGAAGGAAGGCTCCATCGAATCATCCCGGGTGGTCTTCTCCTGCAACTGCATCCTCAACTACTTGTACTCCGAACTGGAAGGCAAAAAGACCGATCCCTTCACCGGACCGGTCACCTTTGGCGAAATCGCCTACCAGTTGCTCAACCAGACCCTGGTCTACCTTGAGATCATGGACGTGTAG